One stretch of Nicotiana tabacum cultivar K326 chromosome 18, ASM71507v2, whole genome shotgun sequence DNA includes these proteins:
- the LOC107766339 gene encoding protein NLP6 isoform X2, producing MPVELKFSYRKEGDGINRWVFWTNRNGEELNHIKSLFQFLRDSTHTDTNGDSQINRLTTKNLVELLDVQGTCLIQFWAPIRINGGQTFLTTADQPFALNGKIHEGLWAYRRVCLHTIASVDTTDITAAKRIHVHGRPARVFRSGMPEFSPHVRYYYMGEYPLRNFAMCLGVGSYWTVPVFEGSGDRCIGVLEYAFDANEGLDICSILDRFINNHRILKTMGLALIPSWLACPQEIQEVSEQELAKVKEVLEVTCKTHKLLFAQTWIPVLDSSRTEMLITSAPTKYCSEEITSLEFLAVSDLHHVRTGQGLVGKVFSSKGSCFCRDITQLSIDFYPLVPIARSARFTACFAIFVRLKNASRMVLEFFLPRDETLDGNPQSFLSKLLATIGEQLPSFSLDSGPSFFVEVIGTALVDGLDFFEISQPQPVIEPKGNKKVMHFDSLNQESADLGSSSSTDIAAHSMETTKDTPGIHGIAISQKILELENKEESVLLNSAHQQGVEEADAVDKERNFLNFKENEVSYTDSDIFATFIVDPEQNLQKNLSIIEASLDEELEYFDIEIITVDYGWDARMNLQSKDKGETTQPDLAYQQRGEAADVADKQRHSLHVKESTNSHNCPEKHKRIKRIEKEYGISRSVLEEQFGKKLSDAAKDLGVARTTLKRMCRDNDIYRWPRCKSATDVCSVSESKPVKGVEKQSVNSSQEDLQPHATLTDQRKKPTAAFQSDNAMSVKVTCKDVTVKFPLSLSSGKIDLEAEIKKRLRIPIGSCSIKYEDEDNDWIAITCDSDLEYGIHTLRSLGRTTMKMLVEPLN from the exons ATGCCTGTTGAACTCAAATTTTCTTACAGAAAAGAAGGTGATGGAATTAATAGGTGGGTTTTCTGGACTAATCGTAATGGGGAGGAGCTGAACCATATTAAATCTCTCTTCCAATTTCTCA GAGATTCTACTCACACTGATACAAATGGTGACAGTCAAATAAACAGATTGACAACCAAGAATCTAGTCGAGCTTCTTGATGTTCAAGGAACTTGTTTGATTCAATTTTGGGCACCTATAAGGATTAATGGTGGCCAGACTTTTTTAACCACAGCAGACCAACCTTTTGCTCTTAATGGCAAGATTCACGAGGGTCTGTGGGCGTACAGGCGTGTATGTCTCCATACTATAGCTTCAGTCGACACCACAGATATTACTGCAGCTAAACGCATCCATGTCCATGGCCGTCCAGCACGCGTCTTCAGAAGTGGAATGCCTGAATTCAGCCCTCATGTCAGATACTATTACATGGGCGAATACCCTTTGCGCAATTTTGCAATGTGTCTGGGAGTAGGTAGCTATTGGACTGTGCCTGTGTTTGAGGGTTCAGGGGACCGTTGCATTGGCGTACTCGAATATGCATTCGACGCAAATGAAGGTCTTGATATTTGCTCTATCTTAGACCGTTTCATCAACAATCACAGAATACTTAAG ACAATGGGTCTGGCTCTCATTCCTTCATGGTTAGCATGCCCTCAAGAG ATACAAGAAGTATCGGAGCAAGAACTCGCTAAAGTAAAGGAGGTTTTGGAAGTAACATGTAAGACTCACAAGTTACTCTTTGCTCAAACTTGGATTCCTGTGCTTGATTCAAGTAGAACAGAAATGTTGATCACCTCGGCCCCAACAAAGTATTGCAGTGAAGAGATAACATCTCTTGAATTTTTGGCTGTTAGTGACCTACATCATGTACGGACTGGGCAAGGATTGGTTGGAAAAGTGTTTTCATCAAAGGGTTCATGCTTTTGCAGAGATATAACTCAATTAAGCATAGATTTTTACCCCTTAGTACCAATTGCACGCTCTGCTAGATTTACCGCCTGTTTTGCAATTTTTGTGAGACTGAAGAATGCAAGCCGCATGGTACTAGAATTCTTTTTACCTCGTGATGAGACACTCGATGGAAATCCGCAAAGTTTCTTGAGCAAGCTATTAGCCACAATTGGAGAACAACTTCCAAGCTTTTCTCTAGATTCAGGACCAAGCTTTTTTGTTGAGGTTATCGGAACTGCTCTTGTTGATGGGCTTGATTTCTTTGAGATAAGCCAACCACAACCAGTGATTGAACCAAAGGGAAACAAAAAAGTGATGCATTTTGATTCCTTGAATCAAGAATCCGCTGATTTAGGATCTTCGAGTTCAACTGATATAGCAGCTCATTCCATGGAAACTACAAAGGATACTCCTGGTATACATGGTATTGCTATTTCTCAAAAGATTTTGGAATTAGAGAATAAAGAAGAATCTGTACTGCTAAATTCAGCACACCAACAAGGAGTTGAGGAAGCTGATGCGGTGGACAAAGAAAggaattttttaaatttcaagGAGAATGAAGTTTCCTATACTGATTCAGACATATTTGCAACATTTATTGTTGATCCAGAGCAAAATTTGCAAAAAAACTTGTCTATTATTGAAGCTTCTCTTGATGAAGAACTCGAGTACTTTGACATAG AAATTATAACTGTAGATTATGGATGGGATGCTCGAATGAATCTTCAGTCAAAGGACAAAGGAGAAACTACACAGCCAGATTTAGCATATCAACAGAGAGGGGAGGCAGCTGATGTAGCGGACAAACAAAGGCATTCTCTGCATGTCAAAGAGAGTACAAATTCCCATAATTGCCCAGAGAAACATAAAAGGATAAAGAGGATAGAAAAGGAGTATGGTATTAGTCGTAGCGTTCTAGAAGAACAATTTGGAAAGAAACTTTCTGATGCTGCAAAAGATTTAGGAG TTGCTCGAACTACCTTGAAGCGCATGTGTAGAGACAACGACATTTACAGGTGGCCACGCTGTAAGTCTGCAACTGACGTATGTTCTGTTTCTGAAAGCAAACCAGTAAAAGGAGTTGAAAAACAGTCAGTGAATTCCAGTCAAGAAGACCTGCAGCCACATGCTACATTGACTGATCAGAGGAAGAAACCTACGGCTGCATTTCAGAGTGACAACGCCATGAGCGTAAAGGTAACTTGCAAAGATGTGACTGTAAAGTTTCCACTGTCTCTTTCATCGGGGAAAATCGATTTAGAAGCAGAAATCAAAAAGAGATTGAGAATTCCTATAGGAAGTTGTTCTATCAAGTATGAAGATGAAGACAATGACTGGATTGCAATAACATGTGATTCAGATTTAGAGTATGGAATACACACTTTAAGATCATTAGGAAGAACTACAATGAAGATGTTGGTTGAGCCCTTGAATTAA
- the LOC107766339 gene encoding protein NLP6 isoform X3, which translates to MPVELKFSYRKEGDGINRWVFWTNRNGEELNHIKSLFQFLRDSTHTDTNGDSQINRLTTKNLVELLDVQGTCLIQFWAPIRINGGQTFLTTADQPFALNGKIHEGLWAYRRVCLHTIASVDTTDITAAKRIHVHGRPARVFRSGMPEFSPHVRYYYMGEYPLRNFAMCLGVGSYWTVPVFEGSGDRCIGVLEYAFDANEGLDICSILDRFINNHRILKTMGLALIPSWLACPQEIQEVSEQELAKVKEVLEVTCKTHKLLFAQTWIPVLDSSRTEMLITSAPTKYCSEEITSLEFLAVSDLHHVRTGQGLVGKVFSSKGSCFCRDITQLSIDFYPLVPIARSARFTACFAIFVRLKNASRMVLEFFLPRDETLDGNPQSFLSKLLATIGEQLPSFSLDSGPSFFVEVIGTALVDGLDFFEISQPQPVIEPKGNKKVMHFDSLNQESADLGSSSSTDIAAHSMETTKDTPGIHGIAISQKILELENKEESVLLNSAHQQGVEEADAVDKERNFLNFKENEVSYTDSDIFATFIVDPEQNLQKNLSIIEASLDEELEYFDIDYGWDARMNLQSKDKGETTQPDLAYQQRGEAADVADKQRHSLHVKESTNSHNCPEKHKRIKRIEKEYGISRSVLEEQFGKKLSDAAKDLGVARTTLKRMCRDNDIYRWPRCKSATDVCSVSESKPVKGVEKQSVNSSQEDLQPHATLTDQRKKPTAAFQSDNAMSVKVTCKDVTVKFPLSLSSGKIDLEAEIKKRLRIPIGSCSIKYEDEDNDWIAITCDSDLEYGIHTLRSLGRTTMKMLVEPLN; encoded by the exons ATGCCTGTTGAACTCAAATTTTCTTACAGAAAAGAAGGTGATGGAATTAATAGGTGGGTTTTCTGGACTAATCGTAATGGGGAGGAGCTGAACCATATTAAATCTCTCTTCCAATTTCTCA GAGATTCTACTCACACTGATACAAATGGTGACAGTCAAATAAACAGATTGACAACCAAGAATCTAGTCGAGCTTCTTGATGTTCAAGGAACTTGTTTGATTCAATTTTGGGCACCTATAAGGATTAATGGTGGCCAGACTTTTTTAACCACAGCAGACCAACCTTTTGCTCTTAATGGCAAGATTCACGAGGGTCTGTGGGCGTACAGGCGTGTATGTCTCCATACTATAGCTTCAGTCGACACCACAGATATTACTGCAGCTAAACGCATCCATGTCCATGGCCGTCCAGCACGCGTCTTCAGAAGTGGAATGCCTGAATTCAGCCCTCATGTCAGATACTATTACATGGGCGAATACCCTTTGCGCAATTTTGCAATGTGTCTGGGAGTAGGTAGCTATTGGACTGTGCCTGTGTTTGAGGGTTCAGGGGACCGTTGCATTGGCGTACTCGAATATGCATTCGACGCAAATGAAGGTCTTGATATTTGCTCTATCTTAGACCGTTTCATCAACAATCACAGAATACTTAAG ACAATGGGTCTGGCTCTCATTCCTTCATGGTTAGCATGCCCTCAAGAG ATACAAGAAGTATCGGAGCAAGAACTCGCTAAAGTAAAGGAGGTTTTGGAAGTAACATGTAAGACTCACAAGTTACTCTTTGCTCAAACTTGGATTCCTGTGCTTGATTCAAGTAGAACAGAAATGTTGATCACCTCGGCCCCAACAAAGTATTGCAGTGAAGAGATAACATCTCTTGAATTTTTGGCTGTTAGTGACCTACATCATGTACGGACTGGGCAAGGATTGGTTGGAAAAGTGTTTTCATCAAAGGGTTCATGCTTTTGCAGAGATATAACTCAATTAAGCATAGATTTTTACCCCTTAGTACCAATTGCACGCTCTGCTAGATTTACCGCCTGTTTTGCAATTTTTGTGAGACTGAAGAATGCAAGCCGCATGGTACTAGAATTCTTTTTACCTCGTGATGAGACACTCGATGGAAATCCGCAAAGTTTCTTGAGCAAGCTATTAGCCACAATTGGAGAACAACTTCCAAGCTTTTCTCTAGATTCAGGACCAAGCTTTTTTGTTGAGGTTATCGGAACTGCTCTTGTTGATGGGCTTGATTTCTTTGAGATAAGCCAACCACAACCAGTGATTGAACCAAAGGGAAACAAAAAAGTGATGCATTTTGATTCCTTGAATCAAGAATCCGCTGATTTAGGATCTTCGAGTTCAACTGATATAGCAGCTCATTCCATGGAAACTACAAAGGATACTCCTGGTATACATGGTATTGCTATTTCTCAAAAGATTTTGGAATTAGAGAATAAAGAAGAATCTGTACTGCTAAATTCAGCACACCAACAAGGAGTTGAGGAAGCTGATGCGGTGGACAAAGAAAggaattttttaaatttcaagGAGAATGAAGTTTCCTATACTGATTCAGACATATTTGCAACATTTATTGTTGATCCAGAGCAAAATTTGCAAAAAAACTTGTCTATTATTGAAGCTTCTCTTGATGAAGAACTCGAGTACTTTGACATAG ATTATGGATGGGATGCTCGAATGAATCTTCAGTCAAAGGACAAAGGAGAAACTACACAGCCAGATTTAGCATATCAACAGAGAGGGGAGGCAGCTGATGTAGCGGACAAACAAAGGCATTCTCTGCATGTCAAAGAGAGTACAAATTCCCATAATTGCCCAGAGAAACATAAAAGGATAAAGAGGATAGAAAAGGAGTATGGTATTAGTCGTAGCGTTCTAGAAGAACAATTTGGAAAGAAACTTTCTGATGCTGCAAAAGATTTAGGAG TTGCTCGAACTACCTTGAAGCGCATGTGTAGAGACAACGACATTTACAGGTGGCCACGCTGTAAGTCTGCAACTGACGTATGTTCTGTTTCTGAAAGCAAACCAGTAAAAGGAGTTGAAAAACAGTCAGTGAATTCCAGTCAAGAAGACCTGCAGCCACATGCTACATTGACTGATCAGAGGAAGAAACCTACGGCTGCATTTCAGAGTGACAACGCCATGAGCGTAAAGGTAACTTGCAAAGATGTGACTGTAAAGTTTCCACTGTCTCTTTCATCGGGGAAAATCGATTTAGAAGCAGAAATCAAAAAGAGATTGAGAATTCCTATAGGAAGTTGTTCTATCAAGTATGAAGATGAAGACAATGACTGGATTGCAATAACATGTGATTCAGATTTAGAGTATGGAATACACACTTTAAGATCATTAGGAAGAACTACAATGAAGATGTTGGTTGAGCCCTTGAATTAA
- the LOC107766339 gene encoding protein NLP6 isoform X5, which produces MPEFSPHVRYYYMGEYPLRNFAMCLGVGSYWTVPVFEGSGDRCIGVLEYAFDANEGLDICSILDRFINNHRILKTMGLALIPSWLACPQEIQEVSEQELAKVKEVLEVTCKTHKLLFAQTWIPVLDSSRTEMLITSAPTKYCSEEITSLEFLAVSDLHHVRTGQGLVGKVFSSKGSCFCRDITQLSIDFYPLVPIARSARFTACFAIFVRLKNASRMVLEFFLPRDETLDGNPQSFLSKLLATIGEQLPSFSLDSGPSFFVEVIGTALVDGLDFFEISQPQPVIEPKGNKKVMHFDSLNQESADLGSSSSTDIAAHSMETTKDTPGIHGIAISQKILELENKEESVLLNSAHQQGVEEADAVDKERNFLNFKENEVSYTDSDIFATFIVDPEQNLQKNLSIIEASLDEELEYFDIEIITVDYGWDARMNLQSKDKGETTQPDLAYQQRGEAADVADKQRHSLHVKESTNSHNCPEKHKRIKRIEKEYGISRSVLEEQFGKKLSDAAKDLGVARTTLKRMCRDNDIYRWPRCKSATDVCSVSESKPVKGVEKQSVNSSQEDLQPHATLTDQRKKPTAAFQSDNAMSVKVTCKDVTVKFPLSLSSGKIDLEAEIKKRLRIPIGSCSIKYEDEDNDWIAITCDSDLEYGIHTLRSLGRTTMKMLVEPLN; this is translated from the exons ATGCCTGAATTCAGCCCTCATGTCAGATACTATTACATGGGCGAATACCCTTTGCGCAATTTTGCAATGTGTCTGGGAGTAGGTAGCTATTGGACTGTGCCTGTGTTTGAGGGTTCAGGGGACCGTTGCATTGGCGTACTCGAATATGCATTCGACGCAAATGAAGGTCTTGATATTTGCTCTATCTTAGACCGTTTCATCAACAATCACAGAATACTTAAG ACAATGGGTCTGGCTCTCATTCCTTCATGGTTAGCATGCCCTCAAGAG ATACAAGAAGTATCGGAGCAAGAACTCGCTAAAGTAAAGGAGGTTTTGGAAGTAACATGTAAGACTCACAAGTTACTCTTTGCTCAAACTTGGATTCCTGTGCTTGATTCAAGTAGAACAGAAATGTTGATCACCTCGGCCCCAACAAAGTATTGCAGTGAAGAGATAACATCTCTTGAATTTTTGGCTGTTAGTGACCTACATCATGTACGGACTGGGCAAGGATTGGTTGGAAAAGTGTTTTCATCAAAGGGTTCATGCTTTTGCAGAGATATAACTCAATTAAGCATAGATTTTTACCCCTTAGTACCAATTGCACGCTCTGCTAGATTTACCGCCTGTTTTGCAATTTTTGTGAGACTGAAGAATGCAAGCCGCATGGTACTAGAATTCTTTTTACCTCGTGATGAGACACTCGATGGAAATCCGCAAAGTTTCTTGAGCAAGCTATTAGCCACAATTGGAGAACAACTTCCAAGCTTTTCTCTAGATTCAGGACCAAGCTTTTTTGTTGAGGTTATCGGAACTGCTCTTGTTGATGGGCTTGATTTCTTTGAGATAAGCCAACCACAACCAGTGATTGAACCAAAGGGAAACAAAAAAGTGATGCATTTTGATTCCTTGAATCAAGAATCCGCTGATTTAGGATCTTCGAGTTCAACTGATATAGCAGCTCATTCCATGGAAACTACAAAGGATACTCCTGGTATACATGGTATTGCTATTTCTCAAAAGATTTTGGAATTAGAGAATAAAGAAGAATCTGTACTGCTAAATTCAGCACACCAACAAGGAGTTGAGGAAGCTGATGCGGTGGACAAAGAAAggaattttttaaatttcaagGAGAATGAAGTTTCCTATACTGATTCAGACATATTTGCAACATTTATTGTTGATCCAGAGCAAAATTTGCAAAAAAACTTGTCTATTATTGAAGCTTCTCTTGATGAAGAACTCGAGTACTTTGACATAG AAATTATAACTGTAGATTATGGATGGGATGCTCGAATGAATCTTCAGTCAAAGGACAAAGGAGAAACTACACAGCCAGATTTAGCATATCAACAGAGAGGGGAGGCAGCTGATGTAGCGGACAAACAAAGGCATTCTCTGCATGTCAAAGAGAGTACAAATTCCCATAATTGCCCAGAGAAACATAAAAGGATAAAGAGGATAGAAAAGGAGTATGGTATTAGTCGTAGCGTTCTAGAAGAACAATTTGGAAAGAAACTTTCTGATGCTGCAAAAGATTTAGGAG TTGCTCGAACTACCTTGAAGCGCATGTGTAGAGACAACGACATTTACAGGTGGCCACGCTGTAAGTCTGCAACTGACGTATGTTCTGTTTCTGAAAGCAAACCAGTAAAAGGAGTTGAAAAACAGTCAGTGAATTCCAGTCAAGAAGACCTGCAGCCACATGCTACATTGACTGATCAGAGGAAGAAACCTACGGCTGCATTTCAGAGTGACAACGCCATGAGCGTAAAGGTAACTTGCAAAGATGTGACTGTAAAGTTTCCACTGTCTCTTTCATCGGGGAAAATCGATTTAGAAGCAGAAATCAAAAAGAGATTGAGAATTCCTATAGGAAGTTGTTCTATCAAGTATGAAGATGAAGACAATGACTGGATTGCAATAACATGTGATTCAGATTTAGAGTATGGAATACACACTTTAAGATCATTAGGAAGAACTACAATGAAGATGTTGGTTGAGCCCTTGAATTAA
- the LOC107766339 gene encoding protein NLP6 isoform X6, with protein MPEFSPHVRYYYMGEYPLRNFAMCLGVGSYWTVPVFEGSGDRCIGVLEYAFDANEGLDICSILDRFINNHRILKTMGLALIPSWLACPQEIQEVSEQELAKVKEVLEVTCKTHKLLFAQTWIPVLDSSRTEMLITSAPTKYCSEEITSLEFLAVSDLHHVRTGQGLVGKVFSSKGSCFCRDITQLSIDFYPLVPIARSARFTACFAIFVRLKNASRMVLEFFLPRDETLDGNPQSFLSKLLATIGEQLPSFSLDSGPSFFVEVIGTALVDGLDFFEISQPQPVIEPKGNKKVMHFDSLNQESADLGSSSSTDIAAHSMETTKDTPGIHGIAISQKILELENKEESVLLNSAHQQGVEEADAVDKERNFLNFKENEVSYTDSDIFATFIVDPEQNLQKNLSIIEASLDEELEYFDIDYGWDARMNLQSKDKGETTQPDLAYQQRGEAADVADKQRHSLHVKESTNSHNCPEKHKRIKRIEKEYGISRSVLEEQFGKKLSDAAKDLGVARTTLKRMCRDNDIYRWPRCKSATDVCSVSESKPVKGVEKQSVNSSQEDLQPHATLTDQRKKPTAAFQSDNAMSVKVTCKDVTVKFPLSLSSGKIDLEAEIKKRLRIPIGSCSIKYEDEDNDWIAITCDSDLEYGIHTLRSLGRTTMKMLVEPLN; from the exons ATGCCTGAATTCAGCCCTCATGTCAGATACTATTACATGGGCGAATACCCTTTGCGCAATTTTGCAATGTGTCTGGGAGTAGGTAGCTATTGGACTGTGCCTGTGTTTGAGGGTTCAGGGGACCGTTGCATTGGCGTACTCGAATATGCATTCGACGCAAATGAAGGTCTTGATATTTGCTCTATCTTAGACCGTTTCATCAACAATCACAGAATACTTAAG ACAATGGGTCTGGCTCTCATTCCTTCATGGTTAGCATGCCCTCAAGAG ATACAAGAAGTATCGGAGCAAGAACTCGCTAAAGTAAAGGAGGTTTTGGAAGTAACATGTAAGACTCACAAGTTACTCTTTGCTCAAACTTGGATTCCTGTGCTTGATTCAAGTAGAACAGAAATGTTGATCACCTCGGCCCCAACAAAGTATTGCAGTGAAGAGATAACATCTCTTGAATTTTTGGCTGTTAGTGACCTACATCATGTACGGACTGGGCAAGGATTGGTTGGAAAAGTGTTTTCATCAAAGGGTTCATGCTTTTGCAGAGATATAACTCAATTAAGCATAGATTTTTACCCCTTAGTACCAATTGCACGCTCTGCTAGATTTACCGCCTGTTTTGCAATTTTTGTGAGACTGAAGAATGCAAGCCGCATGGTACTAGAATTCTTTTTACCTCGTGATGAGACACTCGATGGAAATCCGCAAAGTTTCTTGAGCAAGCTATTAGCCACAATTGGAGAACAACTTCCAAGCTTTTCTCTAGATTCAGGACCAAGCTTTTTTGTTGAGGTTATCGGAACTGCTCTTGTTGATGGGCTTGATTTCTTTGAGATAAGCCAACCACAACCAGTGATTGAACCAAAGGGAAACAAAAAAGTGATGCATTTTGATTCCTTGAATCAAGAATCCGCTGATTTAGGATCTTCGAGTTCAACTGATATAGCAGCTCATTCCATGGAAACTACAAAGGATACTCCTGGTATACATGGTATTGCTATTTCTCAAAAGATTTTGGAATTAGAGAATAAAGAAGAATCTGTACTGCTAAATTCAGCACACCAACAAGGAGTTGAGGAAGCTGATGCGGTGGACAAAGAAAggaattttttaaatttcaagGAGAATGAAGTTTCCTATACTGATTCAGACATATTTGCAACATTTATTGTTGATCCAGAGCAAAATTTGCAAAAAAACTTGTCTATTATTGAAGCTTCTCTTGATGAAGAACTCGAGTACTTTGACATAG ATTATGGATGGGATGCTCGAATGAATCTTCAGTCAAAGGACAAAGGAGAAACTACACAGCCAGATTTAGCATATCAACAGAGAGGGGAGGCAGCTGATGTAGCGGACAAACAAAGGCATTCTCTGCATGTCAAAGAGAGTACAAATTCCCATAATTGCCCAGAGAAACATAAAAGGATAAAGAGGATAGAAAAGGAGTATGGTATTAGTCGTAGCGTTCTAGAAGAACAATTTGGAAAGAAACTTTCTGATGCTGCAAAAGATTTAGGAG TTGCTCGAACTACCTTGAAGCGCATGTGTAGAGACAACGACATTTACAGGTGGCCACGCTGTAAGTCTGCAACTGACGTATGTTCTGTTTCTGAAAGCAAACCAGTAAAAGGAGTTGAAAAACAGTCAGTGAATTCCAGTCAAGAAGACCTGCAGCCACATGCTACATTGACTGATCAGAGGAAGAAACCTACGGCTGCATTTCAGAGTGACAACGCCATGAGCGTAAAGGTAACTTGCAAAGATGTGACTGTAAAGTTTCCACTGTCTCTTTCATCGGGGAAAATCGATTTAGAAGCAGAAATCAAAAAGAGATTGAGAATTCCTATAGGAAGTTGTTCTATCAAGTATGAAGATGAAGACAATGACTGGATTGCAATAACATGTGATTCAGATTTAGAGTATGGAATACACACTTTAAGATCATTAGGAAGAACTACAATGAAGATGTTGGTTGAGCCCTTGAATTAA